A stretch of the Diorhabda sublineata isolate icDioSubl1.1 chromosome 11, icDioSubl1.1, whole genome shotgun sequence genome encodes the following:
- the LOC130450463 gene encoding uncharacterized protein LOC130450463, giving the protein MSNAFNTAWTPQIVDLLRQKNIPRNIAKLCTDFLRHRHIRTENIETNTQRGCPQGSSLGPALWNLIMEDWFRHLDETGGLDVEDMIQAFADDQIILVTGTSLNVLERKWNNIWASCAKWAENQKLTYNKDKTETMFIPYKKTRQPRLKIDGHTVQIKDNIEYLGVTIDTGLLFLDHIKKIRQKTSDIASKLIAVTGRKWGRKPIILRYIYEHAIKPMVLYASEIWGHRYKDSRIIKQLRATERPYILAITKAYRTTPTSALHVLAGVTPLQADAGARWETYTIRKPLLNTLHTYTIDKPHPTRRPLHLRLTDETQEEKTTQLHIYTDASKNDESSTIGIYIKNTIQQHHKIKIITTCDINTLELYAIYMGTIKLLELAQNTLTTEVTIHTDSKNAFYTLQHINTNTKITAKLTKNIQDLEQTGRRITIQYTNRQLHGMKIADRLAKDAHEQPEQTTELFTKNMYKQERHTRAMRHWQQLWDNESTGRKTYEWIKHTKHADLNWKAIQILTGHGHIQTYYERFKLRETDGNCKHCQTPETIQHVRNDCTEHNRLQARTLLTRRLRTFNIQYPPTDIEIHNKMIAEWLNEWAQQTIYDDD; this is encoded by the coding sequence ATGAGCAATGCGTTCAATACAGCCTGGACACCACAAATAGTAGACTTactaagacaaaaaaatataccacgAAATATCGCTAAACTATGCACCGACTTTCTTAGGCACAGACACATACGAACCGAAAACATAGAGACCAACACACAGAGAGGGTGCCCACAAGGCTCCAGCCTCGGACCAGCTTTATGGAATCTAATTATGGAGGACTGGTTCAGACACCTAGACGAGACAGGAGGACTAGACGTAGAGGACATGATTCAAGCCTTTGCGGACGACCAAATAATCCTAGTGACGGGAACCTCATTAAACGTTTTAGAGCGGAAATGGAATAATATTTGGGCCTCTTGCGCAAAATGGGCTGAAAACCAGAAACTGACCTATAATAAAGACAAAACGGAAACTATGTTCATACCCTACAAAAAAACGAGACAACCGAGACTAAAAATTGACGGACATACAGTACAAATCAAGGACAACATAGAATACTTAGGAGTGACAATTGACACAGGACTACTATTCCTAGATCACATCAAAAAAATTAGGCAAAAAACCTCCGACATAGCGAGCAAACTGATAGCAGTCACGGGAAGAAAATGGGGACGAAAACCAATAATACTTCGGTACATATACGAACATGCAATAAAACCCATGGTACTTTACGCCTCAGAAATATGGGGACATAGATACAAAGACTCCAGAATAATTAAACAATTAAGAGCAACAGAAAGACCTTACATACTAGCTATAACAAAAGCATACAGGACAACACCCACCTCGGCCTTGCATGTGCTTGCGGGGGTAACCCCACTACAGGCGGACGCTGGGGCGAGATGGGAAACATACACAATACGAAAGCCGCTACTAAACACACTGCATACCTACACAATAGACAAACCACACCCGACTAGAAGACCACTACACCTACGTTTAACAGATGAGAcacaagaagaaaaaactacACAACTGCACATATACACTGACGCTAGCAAAAATGATGAGAGTTCAACCATAggaatatacataaaaaatactatACAACAACAtcataaaataaagataatcaCTACATGCGACATCAACACACTCGAGCTGTACGCAATATACATGGGAACAATAAAACTACTTGAATTAGCGCAAAACACACTGACGACAGAAGTAACAATACATACAGACTCAAAGAACGCATTCTACACACTACAACACATAAACACTAATACAAAAATCACAgcaaaactgacaaaaaatatacaagaccTTGAACAAACCGGAAGAAGGATTACGATACAATACACAAACAGACAACTACACGGAATGAAAATAGCAGATAGGTTAGCGAAAGATGCGCACGAACAACCGGAACAGACTACAGAACTTTTCACCAAAAACATGTACAAACAAGAACGACATACCCGTGCAATGAGACATTGGCAACAGCTATGGGACAACGAATCAACAGGACGCAAAACCTACGAATGgataaaacatacaaaacaCGCAGACCTAAACTGGAAAGCAATACAAATACTTACCGGACACGGACATATCCAAACCTATTACGAGCGCTTCAAATTACGGGAAACAGACGGGAACTGCAAACATTGTCAAACGCCGGAGACCATACAACACGTAAGAAATGACTGCACAGAACACAACAGACTGCAAGCCAGAACCCTACTTACAAGAAGACTCAGGacatttaatattcaatacCCGCCCACAGACATAGAAATACATAACAAGATGATCGCAGAATGGCTAAATGAATGGGCGCAACAGACCATTTATGACGATGACTAA